TTCTAAGTAGTGATTGCATCAAGAAATATCTTAAGAGAATTGTGTGGGATaaaatgagtgtgtggatagcattaTCATTTCTATATAAATGGACAGCTAGGTTCAATTGTTTTAGTTGAAACCATCGTATATGACAATCTACGTGATTCTGTATTTCTTGAGAAAGGAGCTTAGCTTAGCATATGTGAAAACTAAGTACTAATTTGAACGGATTCTTTAGTGTGATTGTAACACAGGACAGtacaccacatgtcattatacaatTAGAAGAATATTTTTATTTCAAGTGTTCCTCCAATTATATAATGATATATAATATACCGCCTCATATTTCAaccacactaaaaaatctctcactaATTTAGAAGGATATAAATAAtagatgaagaaaaagaagatcgGGAAACGTAAAAGTTGGAGGAACAGAAGAGAAGATGACAGTTCGGTGGAAGATTATGGTTGTTTCACGTTTGGAAAGCAAGATTACACAGCCATGTTTAGCTGTATGTTTGTAATTGTACTACTACTTAATATACTATATTAGGGTTCGATTTGGTCTCATGTGACTCATCACATGAACAAAATATATTCAAGTTCTGCAGATAAGTCATTGAAACTGACACAACTCACTCAGACTCACATGATCAGCTGCTTCCTAGTTCTCACCTGCTGCACGAAATATCTCAAAAGGCCATGTTACTAAGACTAAGAGATACTGTAGGGTTTTCTATTAGCAATATTATAGTGTTGGTCACAGACGATACGATCATCGAGCGTTTTAACTTTTTCATATATTAGTATTGAGATTGCTCGAAAGTTATCTTACATTGTTGATTGTGGGTCATGTTAGTAAGACTGAGAGATACTGTTGGGTTGTCTACTAGCAATAGTATAGTTTTGGTCACATACGATGCGATCATCGTGCGTTTTAGCTTTTTCATATGTTAATGTTGTGATTTCTTGAAAGTTAACTTACATTGTTGATTGTGGGCCATGTTAGTAAGACTTGAGAGATACTATGTACTAGCATAGCATAGTTTTGGTCACAGACGATATGATCATCGTGCGTTTTAACATTTTCTTATGTTAGTGTTGAGATTTCTAGAATGCTATCTTACATGGTTGATTGTGCGAACTTGACGATTGGTACTGTAACTTTACGTTTTATTTAACTGCAACAGCGACGGTCTTGTGGCTCTCAAGTGGCTAAAAGTGTTGGTTCTTATAAGTTATTGAGgttttgtaacatcccacatcgctcaggggaatgatccttaaatgtatatttccatccctATCTAGTATGAGGttttttgagagctcactggcttcgggttccgtaggaactccaaagttaagtgagAAGGAGGCTAGAGCACTCATAGGATTGGTGACCTACTGAGAAGTtgttcgtgagttcccaaaaataaaaccgtgagggcgtagtcggggcccaaagcggacaatatcgtgctacggcggtgAAGCGGGCCCAAGAAGTGGTTCGCCCCGGGCGAGGATGTGACAGgttttgtgttcggatcttctCTATATAACATTTCTTatatcaacaaaagaaaaacaaatctcaTCTAATGTTGTTAATGTATTGACTTTCAAGACGGATTCGATTGCCGGAGTTTATGCATTTAGGGAAGATAAAAAGTGGTTCGAAGTGTTCAAACCGGCCAAATCGGAAACCAAACTAGTCCATGTGAACCACATCCTAACAATGTTGGTTATGGTAGTGTATCTGCCATTTGTATTAAAGTTCGAAAAACCTTATCATAAGTTAGGGTAGATTAGAATATTTCTGCCTTAAGAGAAgagattaaaaagaaaaatatttggcCACCAAATAGGATCATGGCAGAGAATGTTACTTGAGTTTAGATTGTCTTGTAAGAATTCTTGCAACATTTTTCTCATCCTACAATGTTATATAATAATTTGAACCGTCAATTTTTATGTTATCTTTAAAAAATCATCTTTCTAAAAGGATTAATTAAATATGAAGTTCTTTAGTCATCTAACAAATGCGACTAAACATTTATCTAATAAACAAACTATATTTCTCatttaaaccctaaaatttcGACAATGATAATCAAAAGTTTCAATCATTTTTAAtgtagttgatttttttttcaaaattgattcTTTAAGAATGAGAGAAATTAAAGGCTCGTATAAGAATGTTTTTAagagctggtttggtattgctgtgctttgaaaaaaaactgcttttgCTGTGCTATGGGAATAAGTGGCTATGAAATAAAgctgtagagtgtttggtaaacttttttgtaaaaatgcttttgaaaaaaaaaacagtattatagtgtttggtaaacttttatgtaaaacagatgtgaaaaaaaccggtttttcaaagctaggtttttcatcttcttgtttttggctttttctcatccaaaactgtgaaaaaaagctgaagttaaatgtttaccaaatacaaaaaagctcccagctttttttgatACCAGCCTTTTTtagaatcacctcagtaccaaaccaggcctaaatgactaaaaatgatTTTAGAGAACGTATTTTTTGGtttcaaaacacttaaagtgttcTTTTTAGAGttcacttgtatttttattaagggtgagttcaaaaaatattttcatcaacaACGATTCAACCATTTCAAAAATACTTCAAAACGAGCCATAAATTTTCCGACTTCAAACAACATTACAaattaagaaagaaaattaaaatggtaaaacgAGAAAAcgagaaaaatacaaaatttctGTCCCGTTTTTATGTTACATTCAATCTTTAAAACAAATTACCAGTAACATGCACCGCCATTTTTGGGCTTCGTGATATGTATAAGCTCTCTAGACTCTGTTCCTTCCATCTCCCTTGTATTTCTCTCCATCACACCATGAAAACCACTCACACAGTCCTACTCGCCATCTTCTCCTTCGTTCTTCTGCACACTGTCACATCTTCTTCCCCGCTGCAAACCCACCAGGAGCTGCTGCAGCTGCAAGTTCATCCCAGACACAGAAACCAACCAAGAAGATTACTGCTTGCTTCTGCAGTTGCTTCCTTCTCTGCAAATCCAAAGAATCCCAGCAGCAGCAAAGCAATGGAAGATCCCAAGAAATATGTGGAGGCTAGCTTAAGGAAGTCTCCACCCAGCAAATCGAATCCGACCCAGAATCGGTAATCTGGTCGATATTCGTGTAGGGATCCCAAAATAGAAAGAGAATGAAATTCCAcaatttttgcagatttttctcaattttttaactGTTGTAGAGGTAGAAAGTCCAGATCTTTATTCAATGTTTTTGTATGTTCTTCTCTAttcgtttgttttgttatttttgtgctaatttttttgggtttttagagTTAGATTTAGGAGGAGATGGGAAGAAATTGTATGTACTGAAGAACCCTGTAAGGATTTGTTAGAAAGATTATTGATTTGTTCGAATTTTTGCAATTGCCAAAATGGAAGTTTTCGCATTTCAATCCTTTTGCTACTGTTTTATATAGCCCATGTATGCAATTGATCTAACTttattttacttcttgctgttgCGAGTTCTCGAAATGTATCTATTTGCCATTTTCTGTGTCTGAGGGCAAATATGAGTTCTTTGTGTCTTTAGAGACGCTTAATGCAGTGAGTTTGTTATTATCTTCCTTGAAATCATGGTTATCTCCAAGAAAAGAAATTCTGTATGTTCACGTTTATTGATTGGATCGGTTACTAGCACAAGTGCCTCCTGCTGAATTTGTGTTTTGGAACTTTAGAGTAAAGGTTCAGGTATATGACTTGTATTTTGTGAAATGATAAGGTACATGGAAAACTGCTACACACTGGTTGCTATTGCTGTGTTATTTTTGTTGCATTCGTCGATGTTTTACAAAATTCATACAGGTATGATAATGGATCCTTTAAACCACTGGTAGAGTCAGATTGAATGACCAACAGTGGTTAGCATTTGTAACTCAATGATTGTCCCGTTGCTTTCCTTATATTTTATGCAGGGTTGAAGGTCGAATTTGGAGTTTCGAGTTATTGTGCAACTGACTTACAAACATGGTAAATATTTTAACCAGTTTCTTAACCTATGAAATCTTTAATGTTCTGCAAGTTCAGTCCTTGAGCACCCGTGCTTCattcggtctggaaaatgtctCGATAGGCCATTAGCTCTATGAATTCACATGGTATTTCTTTTAGCAGCCTGCTATTGTAGTTCAACTATTGAGGTACTATTGCTGGTAAGTCCAAGACATGTTCTTTTCAATAGCATTGAAGAATTTTCAGAATTAAAtctctttctttaattaattattaactcAGTTTTTCacagaaaataaattattgtaTGGTTACAGATTTAGTGAATACATTTGTCACAGATTACATAATTTTAAGCACATATTATTGGTTGTATCTCAAAATTTTGATGTCAAACAAAGATCTTTCGTTCTAATATGAGGCCGGGAAGTGTggttttaatttagttttaacaaataatgatatttttcatgttcttaCCTTTCTCGTTAATCTGCTTGTTCATTTGTAGTATACTTTGTTTATTGCTGAGTTATTGCTGTCACCAATTTTAAGATTAATGCTGTACTTGTTAGTGTGTTAATTATTtacgaaatttgaaaatgttacACCAGGTCCCAAACTCTTTAACAATGAAAAGGGTTCTCTGAGTAATACAATGATAATGTGAGAAACACCGTCTAATCTGGTCACCTCATGTACACGGCGTCTATATGAAGCATTTAACAAGCTGGAAATAAAGATAGTTCTACACGTGTAGTAAATGCGTTTGAGTGATGTACACGTAGTGAATGAACAAGAAAATCCGCCGGTTACATTGATTTTCACCAACTCTTCCTGAGGATTATGTACCCTTAAGAAACAAATTTCCTCGTAGTATTCGCCCTGTAGGATTCCTCTGCAAACTTCACAGTCTTAGctccttttccttctccttAGAAATTCCCTACATAAAGATGAGAATTCGAAATAGCCGGTCAAATTTTTCGCAGATGACTCCACCTGAGACCACACCCGGGGCTGCTCATCTTCGTTCACCAGAAGGTTCAGATGATCGCTTTTTAGTTGAAGAAGAGAATCGGCGCATTGGATGGTCCTGCCATACAAAAAAACAATTTCCTGCTCAAGTTTCAAGTGAAGATCAATTGCATGATGAATTGGAAGCAGCAAGCAGTACAGAAATTAGGCCCTTGAACTGTGTTGATAAGGGGAAAGATGTGAAACATTGCATGCAAATGGATACAAATCCGGTAATTAGTCTTTTActcaaaatttcatttttcactTTAGGAATTTGCGATTTGTTGAATTTGCCCACGATCAATTTTGTTATTGTTTAATTTAGCGTGTTCTTGTCCAAGGTTCATCGCATCTGAAAAGTTAGGGCAACTAGTCAAGATTTACTTAATGTTTTGGAAGGTATGATTTTAATGTTATTTCATATTTAGGCCTCAGAGGGGCAGAGCGAAGGAGAAGCAGAAAAGGGGAAACAATTTACTGCATGTGCTGGTTCTCAGTGGTAACTTATTTCTTGTCCTTTCTCATCTCTCGAACCTGCCGAAATGTTTAATTGCCATTTATCTATTCTAATTTTGAAATATAGATACTTATCTAATCTGCAATtttgagatatgtgatgaatacATAGTTACATACACATCCCTATCCGCGTTCTCTTGTGATAGGACAGAATTTCCAGATCTGTTTATTTGTAATTTAAATAGTCATAAATTGATAGTGAAAGTAAAATTTTCCATTCACTTACTGATTTCTACAAAGAAGTTCAACCTGAGATCTATAAAATTGAAATAACTGTGTTTTTGCTGCAGGGGTGGAGAAAACGTAACTTCTCCAGTTACAGCTGGGATCGCTCGTCCTTGTTCTTTTTCGCATCTAGGTAAACTACTTCTATTAAATTAGATTCCTCATGGAGACCAAGTCTTGAGGGTAACTTTTCAGTGAATTTCTTGTTGGTTTAAGAGATTTGATGGTCATAATGGTCACAATTAGTTCTTATGATTGGGTTGAAAGGAATCCGAGTACTAGGGGTTCACTGTGGAGTAAATGAGTACATGTCTTATAAAGAGTCATATGATGCTATTATAGGGGAAATGTAATGATAGCTAAAGCCATCATGTGTGTGTAATTGCTAAGTGAACATCAGTCAGCCTGTGATGTATTTCAGCTCAATTGTTCTAGTTGCATTTATAGATTATATAAGTATCAATCGAAGTACATTATGGCCTTTAGAGGTGACATGTGCAAGGCACTAACATAAAAGTGTCTTAGACTGAAGCTGCATGTCGTTacatgtctttttcactctaaGATTTTCTTGTTTCATTGGCAACTACGTGGAAAATTTGTTGTTctaactttttattttgattggtGTTCtgaattaggtcagaaacttccGTTTAAGAAAAGAAGACCTTATAGTCACACAGAGACTGAAGTAGAGATGGAAAGAGAGAAAGTAGAAGATGTCTATCTAGAAGTAAAAGTGGAAGATGCGGTAAtggaagcaaaagaaaaatgcaTGCCAGtagaaattgaaaaagaaaatcattttGCAGAAGTTAAAGAAGATGAGCCAGTTAAAGCGGAAGCTGAAGATGCAGTAGCTGATAAGAAAGAGGAATCACTGGAGGAGGGCGAGATACGAGAAGAAACTGCGGAGGAGACAGAAAAAATAAGTGAGCTTGAGCTGGTCAATGAAGGGTTGTATGTACCTCATCTGACCATTGATGAGAACCAGCAGGACATAAAAAATGAAGAACTTAATCTAGAAGAGACAGCAGGTGAACCAAATGAGAAGCcaagaaggggaaggaaaacGCCTAGATCTAGTGCTAGCACTAGCAGTGATGAGCCTCATCAGTAAGTATCCCTGTATGAATACAAAATACCCCTATTTATGCTTTCAAGTATGAAAAATGGTATGACTTTCACTGCTATGGATGTTCTGTTTTTACCTTGATGTTTCACAGAACTAATGTTCTTGAACTTTGCTTTGATGGAATTGTATGTATGTATAGAATCACTACATAAAGTTCTTCCAATCCTTTAATATTCGAAAAATGAaggttttttcattttttctttttctttcttggcCAGAGAGAAAAGAGTCTGAAAAAGcacatatatattatcattTACGGTTTTATGTACTGTAATTCATTTAGTTAAGGAcagtattgttttttttattctacTGAGACAGAGTGAATTTTGAAAGTCAAAGGCAACTGTATATATTCATGAGATGTTCAATTGCTCCTTCATCTCCGTCCATTTAATTATATTTCTTCATGATACTCGCACGCTTTATGTGTGATGAGCATGTTTGTGTATGGTTTCCTAGTGGGTTTGGAGAAAATTAACAAATCTGACTATGAAGTATGAACACACAGGGGAAGGCAGAAGCTAAAGAGAGGAAGTCCAAAGAGGATGCAAGATCCAGCTGAGGAAAATCAAGGGTTTCTTCACATCCCTCCCTCCCCCTatattctctccctctctctctctctctctctctctctctcacgtgtgtgtgtgtttggacATGGATTTGTGAGATGGACATGTGTTTTGGATACATTTTTATGTGTTGTGTGCATGCATATATCCTCTACCTGCGGACATAATCAACAACAATACTTTCACTATGAAGGTGTGTAGAGAAGCGGAAGCCATTAAGAGGTCGCCCCAACAGGGGTAAAGAGGAATCACCTCTTTCAAACAATAGGTACCCAAGAAGAGGTCGCTCCCAGAGGGACACAGAGGAGTCCTTTCCTTCAAACAATAGGAAGCCAAGAAGGGGTCGCCCCAAGAGGAGCACAGAGGAATCACCTCATTCAAACAATACGTACCCAAGAAGAGGTCGCTCCAAGAGGGACACAGAGGAGTCCTTTCCTTCAAACAGTAGGAAGCCAAGAAGGGGTCGCCCCAAGAGGAGTGCAGAGGAATCACCTCATTCAAACAGTGGGTACTCTCTAGATACAGAGGAGTCATCTCCTTCAAACAATAGGAAGCCAAGAAGGGGTCGCCCCAAGAGGAGCACAGGGAAATCACCTCATTCAAACAATAGGtactctttctccctctctctctctctctctctctctctccctctctctctctctctgggttAGAAATCTGTAACtaaatatttaataaaacaGGAATGCCGAAATGCCAAAGCCTAAGAGGGGAAGGCCAAAGAGGGTGAAGGAGTAACCAGCCAGCCAGTTAATGTAAAAACATAGTGACTCCTTCGAAATGTCTTATATCATTGTAAGACTTTGGTAGAGTTTCTCTATGTGTAATAAATAAGTCCGTAGTTTGCAAGTACATTTATTTGCCTTAGTCTTTTAGGATTTATGTTTGATGATCTATAACAGAAAAGACCCAAGTGAAAGCTGAAAACTTTGTGTAGTGCCTATTACCAATGTGTCAATGCAATATGCTATTATTAATTATCTTGCTACCCTTATTATAAAAAGTAACAGATATCATTGGTGGGAATTTATTGCATCACCTTCAGTTTCATCTTTGTTGTAGTTGACTGACTTTATGCCTAACACATTTTCAGTTTCATTTGTATCCTGGTTACCTATGATACATGGTAGGCATTAGatcaaaaaaatgtttttgagtATATCAGGATATTCATATaacaaataaattgaaaattgcTATATTATTTATATCCTGAATATATTCAAGAACAttttttttcccagaaaattacCGTCGAGTGAATTATATATGCATCTACATTTTTTCCAGCAAAAGCATTAGTAATTGACAATTTGACAGGTCTTCTTTGTGTAAGCAATCTCATGTTTATCTGTCTGGCCAATTTAGGCATCAAAATTGTTTAGTTTTGGTGCATTAAACTCTTCTATGACTTGTCCTATGTCTTCTGTGTAGAAATTTTCATCGAAACAGCCTGATTTTCTTACAGGGAAGCTTACATGCTATCCTTATTAGGTTACCTAATATGTAGAATTGCCATTTCATATGAAATTTATGACTTATATCTGCTAGGATTTTCTTCTATGTCTTCAATGGAAATTAGATATATCAAAATTTAATGACATCTAGTCTCACATTTAACTTTTACTCTTTTACACTTTACGGGTTGAGAGGCACCGTGTAGCCTAGTAAGGTGAGAGGTTGTGTCAGGCCATCCACCAGGTGTAAGCCATGTAGAAATTTTAGCTTAAAATGCAGTTTACTGAGTATAAATTTCTGTTTCTTTCTGTCTTTATGTGAGTTTCTAGGTCTTTCCCTTGGGCTCATCTCTTGCTAGACATTGATTTTTCCTTCAGATTCAGTAGTTGAAACAACAATCTTTTAGGAATTGCGTTGTATACAACGAGATCACATTGCCTCAGgtgtattttctttgtttttatcatattttttcTTTGGTACTCTTGGATAATTTGAAAATGAGAATCAGGGGCAGACGGATTGTCAaaactcctcctcctcctccaactAGCTCAGTTGGTTCATCAGAAGATCCCCCAGCACAGCAAGATGAGCAAGAGGTATTATCGTTGCCCTTCAATGGTGCTATTTTTATGTCCTACCAAAGAAATCTGCATGATCAATCAATTAAAGAGGTAAAGAGGGGTTCAGATGTGCGAATCTGTTGCGATTTTAAATTCAGATGTGCAAATCTGTTGAgattttaagttgtttttaagttaattgaATAAACCAACCATCAATTCACGGGTAAAGCGGGATTCAGGATGTGAAAATCCGTTGcgattttaagttatttttatgttaattgaataaatcaaacatcGAATCACAGGTAAAGAGGGATTCAGGATGTGCAAATCCATTTCGATGTTATGTTATTTATCATTCTTGGGAATCTCAGATCTAGGTATAACTCTTAATCAAAATCCTCTCAGTTTGTCGTTATCATGATACAAATTCTGCTTCACAATCTCAGATCATGGTATCCTTGCCTACATCTTCAGATCTAGGCAACACTGTATATTCTGAAATTTGGGCTGGAGTAACACCAGTAGCCTCATCAGTTTGTTGTTATCATGCACTAATTCTGTTCATTCTTTTTTATAGGACACTGCAGGAGGTTTAACTGAAGATGCTTATAAGGAGATCTCCGATTCCTATGTTACTCcaaggtaaattattttcttaatgtAATTTTGTAGATTCATTGAGCAGGGCGACATCCCCATGACTTGTAGGCTTGAACTTGACAGTGAGACAGTATCGTCATCTTTCATGTGTCCATCTGATTTAATAAACGGGGGTCATCTCTACTCAACGTGTTTCATAAATATCAAAATAAGGTTCCCGCGCACTCATGCAGTATGCGCGTAAAATTTAAATTGCATGGTAGTAACTTGAAACTGATACTTCAAAGGACACTATTTATTTTATCACGATTGTGAGGACATTTGGATGACTGTATACACATATTGTTTACTTCAAGCGTTGTTAAATGAATTTCCTTTTTGGTGATCATACAGGAAGGGGAAAGTCTCGAATGCAGTTGTACCTGCCCAACAGATTGTAATTGTAATATCTTCTGATGAGGGTACGCCTTTTTTCGCTTTCTTTAAAGAGTTCAAGTAACGGTTAtctgcaaaattaataaattttgtATCAAGCACTAATTTAGATATAGAGAATACGCTTTTGGAAACATCTTTGTACAAAATTCGTACAGAGAGGATCAATGACTGCTAAACTAGGTGAACTTGTCTGCGTCATTTAATGGCATTATAAAGATGCTAGTAATATGGTAATTCTACAGACTATAGAAAAGTTGTCCTTCAGATTATCGAaaaccgattttttttttttctttctaaagccCTTCAAAGCATCAGTTAGCTCCTCAAAGAGTAGCCTACCcattattagtattatttttAGCCTTCCCTTTTAGGATATTCACAAAATGCAACAGCCAAAAAGAAAGCGATGTCGTTGGGTAACTTCCATAGCCCTCCATGACCCAGTGGATATTTGTTACAATGGTGATTTGCAAATCAGGTTAGATACAGATCCCCTTGGTTCCCCAAAGTAGAAAAGAAGCATGGAAACAAGGGTCACATATGATATCTTATTCAATGGATAAACTTTGTCAAGAAAACACATTTTATTGATGTTTAAGTCTTTTCCCAATGTATCGTTTCTGTTCTAATAACTTCTGCAGATTGTTTTGTTGATGTACTTTGCTTAGTCTTGAGGAGGAAGTATTTTGGTCTTGGCGTGCCTTGTACTTCATGACGTTCACATATTATAATACCATCTCACCATTTTCACTCTATGGAAATGATTTTGTTGATAAAATACGCATATTACCATACTTTTTAGTGTCTTTCTCTTTGCTAGTAATCTTCTCCTTGAGTTTTGTTCTTGCTTTATTATGCATCATCTACTTGAAACTTATTTAAGAAGTAAATACTAGACTGTGATCTCAAAGGCCGCAAGATATGAAATTGCAAGAAAATTAGCCGAgtgtttgttgttgttattagGTTCTGTTTTGTCAAATGCCGTTTCTTATTGGATTCTTAACATGGAAAAGCAGATGAACCTGCACTGAGAAGCAAGAAGGTAGACCCGGATGAAGTCACCAGCAAAAGGATCCGTAGGAGAATAGACCGCAGGGATGTCAATATGAGAAGATCTAACTGCACACGTAATGAGATGACTCAGGTCGGACATGCACGCGTACGCGCCTCAGGTGTGGCAAGGGCTAGGGGCATGCACAACCTAATGCCTTCTCGTCCCAAAACTGAAGAGGAGCTCGTTAGGAACGTTTATGGTGAGGCAAAGGCGGCACAAAGGAAAAGGGTCAGGCTTCTAAGAGAATTTTATGGTGTTTAGAAAAGCTCAAGGCGGCGAGGAACCTCACTTGGACTAAAGCAATGGTTTTCTGAGTTGCATGTTTTTCCGTTTCCTAGTGTCGTTGTTTTCGTCCGAGTTTGTTAAGGAAATTTGGTTTGTTGGACTAAACGCCAATGCTTTTCGGAGTTGCatgttttttttcggttttgtaGTGTCATCGTTTGTCTGAGATTTGTCGAGGAATTCTGGATTGTTGGATAAAAAATTTGCTTTTCTGATTTGGACTTGAATTTCATTCTAGTTATCTTATAGACAGGGGATGCTATGATTCTATATGAACCACTGTTCGACCTCGAGTGATCTCCACATGACTTGGGAGTTTACTCTACCTTTGCCTCAGCTCCTACTTTTTCCGTAGTATTGAAAACGGATCGAGCTGAGGCAAGGGTTCATCATCTAATGAGCCCACGAGTCCATTTGGTCGCAGCAGCCAATATCCAAGCGGCTCGCCTTAAGATGAATGGGTGACCCGACTTGAAGGGATGAAATCGTAAAAATTCTATGTGGACTCAACTGGTTATGATAAAGGAGAAGTAATAGGTCGGTAATACAAATCAATAAGAAATCTTACGCAATACGATTACAATTCTAATAGATAATATCTAAAGAATGATATGGGAGAATCTCACAAGATATCTCAATATTTAATAGAATTTACACGATCACATTCCTAAACCATCGGAAGTTgtatttggcgagaatcaaacctaagacctctcacttacaagtgaagaagaatatcactaaaccgtagtactaagtggtaatattattaaaaaacttaacacactaaaaacacacaaaaaaactgCACTCAATTTCTTGACAAAATTTAGAAACCTTTGGAGATTATTGGCTGCCTGACCTCCTAAGTGGAAGATTTAGGACGTCCTTTTCGTACCATTAATCTTGAGGGTGTTGACAAATTGTCCAATGTAGTGTTGGTGCAGTTTGTGATCTCCAAAAACAGCTGCAGCTTTCCTTGCATTGGATCTCAGCTTCTCTCCTTGCTCTTCCACCATTGCATGCCTCAGTGTTTTGGCTATGTCATCTCTAGTAAACGACCCATCTCCACGTCGACTCCCTTCGACAGCCACACCCTTCTCCTCCAAAAGCCTTGCATTCAGAGGTTGATCAATGATGAATGGTAGCACAACAAGAACATGCCCAAATTGAAGTGTCTCAATCACAGATCCCCATCCAGCGTGAAACAAAGAACCCCCAACTGATGGGTGTGCCAAGATTTCCATCTGGGGCACCCACCCCAAGCAAACAAGCCCTTTCTCTGACGTACGCTCAACAAACCCTAGAGGCAGAGCGTCGGCATCACTATTTGCCCATTTGGGTTTTCTGAGTGCCCAAAGAAAAGGGAGTCCTGATAGCTCCAGCCCATGAGCTATCTCAAACACTCGCTCTTTACTCAACTTACACTCACTCccaaaccctacaaacacaacTGACCTGGTTTCTTG
This window of the Malus domestica chromosome 03, GDT2T_hap1 genome carries:
- the LOC103415854 gene encoding uncharacterized protein isoform X1, which codes for MIRYMENCYTLVAIAVLFLLHSSMFYKIHTGLKVEFGVSSYCATDLQTCRSNFSQMTPPETTPGAAHLRSPEGSDDRFLVEEENRRIGWSCHTKKQFPAQVSSEDQLHDELEAASSTEIRPLNCVDKGKDVKHCMQMDTNPASEGQSEGEAEKGKQFTACAGSQWGGENVTSPVTAGIARPCSFSHLGQKLPFKKRRPYSHTETEVEMEREKVEDVYLEVKVEDAVMEAKEKCMPVEIEKENHFAEVKEDEPVKAEAEDAVADKKEESLEEGEIREETAEETEKISELELVNEGLYVPHLTIDENQQDIKNEELNLEETAGEPNEKPRRGRKTPRSSASTSSDEPHQGRQKLKRGSPKRMQDPAEENQGCVEKRKPLRGRPNRGKEESPLSNNRYPRRGRSQRDTEESFPSNNRKPRRGRPKRSTEESPHSNNTYPRRGRSKRDTEESFPSNSRKPRRGRPKRSAEESPHSNSGYSLDTEESSPSNNRKPRRGRPKRSTGKSPHSNNRNAEMPKPKRGRPKRVKE
- the LOC103415854 gene encoding uncharacterized protein isoform X2; translated protein: MMTPPETTPGAAHLRSPEGSDDRFLVEEENRRIGWSCHTKKQFPAQVSSEDQLHDELEAASSTEIRPLNCVDKGKDVKHCMQMDTNPASEGQSEGEAEKGKQFTACAGSQWGGENVTSPVTAGIARPCSFSHLGQKLPFKKRRPYSHTETEVEMEREKVEDVYLEVKVEDAVMEAKEKCMPVEIEKENHFAEVKEDEPVKAEAEDAVADKKEESLEEGEIREETAEETEKISELELVNEGLYVPHLTIDENQQDIKNEELNLEETAGEPNEKPRRGRKTPRSSASTSSDEPHQGRQKLKRGSPKRMQDPAEENQGCVEKRKPLRGRPNRGKEESPLSNNRYPRRGRSQRDTEESFPSNNRKPRRGRPKRSTEESPHSNNTYPRRGRSKRDTEESFPSNSRKPRRGRPKRSAEESPHSNSGYSLDTEESSPSNNRKPRRGRPKRSTGKSPHSNNRNAEMPKPKRGRPKRVKE